In the genome of Megalops cyprinoides isolate fMegCyp1 chromosome 18, fMegCyp1.pri, whole genome shotgun sequence, the window ttacattttacattttcatttatttatttagcagatgcttttacaaTACGGGGTCTTCTTCTTTCTTTACCATACTTTATATAATTTTCTAATGTGTTATTTCTTGAAAACAGACTAGCCTTTTCGATTAAAGGATTTCTACAGTAATATAGACTGTGCTGATATTGCACACTACCTTAAGTAATATTTCTAACAAGGCCCTTTGTCTGAAACTAAAGTAGGCCCTACTGTCGCCTTAGCGTGTGAcccagtgatgatgatgattacattaataatatgtaaaaaattacATCATTATAAAACGGACATAATTATAACCACTAAGGAGAAAGACAGTTCTACCACAGGTCAGtagaacaaaataaatcttGGGTTGTACAATAAGAAATAGAAGAAATTCCTTATATACGATCCTCATCCAGAATTTATcatctgtaaataatgaaaaagaatgtgttggaaatattttcatcCCACCAATTAATAGGAAAAATAGATGTACATTTATTATCCTGTGGGTGCATGTTACAGATACATAGTGTGCGATTCATATTAGCCTATGAGGTAGCGGATCAACTGGCCATGTGGAAAACAGTCTAACGATCGAATCAGATTAAGCTGTTTTACCACCCTTCTCCTCGGTGTTCTGTTTATAATGTTCAGAGAAAAATACTGTACCCAACCGCGTGATGATGAGCTGTGTTGCGTTATGGCGCTTCAGCAGGTTTGCTATGTCTCTACATTCAAAATTGTCCTTTAGAATGCAGAAGCTCTCTGAGTAATCGTCAGTATTGTCATTCACTGTATTTTCTAACTGCTTTTCTAACAGCATCTGTAGTAGGCCATTTCTTTCAGCAGTTCATTAGTGCCTGAATTAAGTGAGAGTGTTATTGTGTCCTAATTCAAACCAGGCTTTATTAACATGCATCTTCTCTTGATGCGAAAGATGCCCCTAATGAAAAAGTCAGAtctgtttaatttaatgaaCCAAAAATGCAAGTTCTGTATTTATGAAATCTATTAATCATGTATTGTAGAATAGTTTTTAACATATTCTATGATTCACGGATAAAACTGCACATATTAAGTGTACAGTAATTAACACCTTTTATCATATACGTAGTCAATTATAGCTAATATATTTTACACGTTTTGATTTGCATATTGTGCCATATATTATATGGACCATACAGTAGCCCAGCCTATTACTTTTTCACGAGGGGCATATTACCCGTTTATTTGCCTTTGGAACACTTGGTGATGGTGGGTGTGGACTGAATTCTGGCTAATCCCTCTTCTTCGccatccctgtctgtctttctttctccactTCAGCCTCCTCCTAGAGTCTTGAGGCCTCGCCCCAGATCAAAGAGCGCTTCGTCTGTGAGCAGTGAAACCATGTGACAGTGTGAGGCCACCGGACGCAGCCAATCAATACACTCCCGGATCGCTTAGCTgccttaaatgaatacagaagaaaacaagaaaagggaaaacgacagaaaaattcaaacaaacaataattaaaatgcagccACATTTCAGCAGAAGGAACCGAAGAGGCCACCAACCTCCCGCCGGCTTACGTCACAGTCCGCGTGCTATGGAGAGAACGTCCTCATGGCAACCGCGCCCCGCAGGGTTCTGTTCTCCTGTGTCACCGGTCGTTGATTTGACGCCCTTTTCTCCgatgtgtttgtttgatttttgtttgttttgtacgTGCCaatattcattgtttttcttttgctgagGAGAACGCATGTATGTCTTTTGAATGTGCGGTCAGTTTTGTAAGACACATGTTGGGCGCAGAGCACGTATGCGCAAGTCCACCTGGTAACGTAATTCTCCTCATGGAGGAGGTGACGTCATTCGGAACAGGAGGAGACAGCTGCCTATTTGAGGATGAATGCCCCGGGAAACCTATTTTATCAAAGATGGTGAATTTGTTAATTGTGCTCATTGCTTGTACTGTGCCAATAGAATATAGAAGTGTGAACAGATTTATCATTACACGTGTCTGGTAATACACAATATCCTGTAGTATTATGAGTACAGTAGCTCACAGAGCATAATGACATAAGAACCCCAAGTATTATAAGACAAACGGAAACGTCTTCATGGCCCAACATTACTTCAAAGAatgaacatgacaaaaaaacacttggaAAAAATACCACTACTGTCATGTAGCCCCTCCAAAAAAAGTAACAGGTTAAGATATGAACCCTGAAGTGATATGAAGAGATATTAAAATATGCtggaaaatatttctgttattgccactttcacatATAccattttatacatgtatagGCCATAACATTAGAAAATGGCATGCATTGTTGAGTACATGTGGCAGTGTATGCATTGATTTAATATTGAAGTGGCAACAattgatatattttgttttatatgttacACATAACACATTTTGTCATATTCTGTTTTTCAGCAGGGAAAAATCTGAGGTACATTCTTTCTGTATTGAATATTTCACATATGTCTCCTGTCAAAAGTACAATCAAGTACATATATAAGAGGAATGTAGCCACTAAGGTATTGTGAAACATTCCTTGTGAAATTATCAGTTACTATCACAATAGCTAAATATGCAGCGCATATTCATAATCATACCCTTTTTGTGAAACAGGCATGTCCATTGAAGTCATTTCCGAAGTAGATGGTAAAATCATTTCTCAGACCGTTGTGTATTGATAAATCATTGTTGTTCATATTTGTCTTGATATAGAGGACTGTGATGCTCTTTCCAAAGTCTGAAAGCTGTTTTAATTGTCAGTCAAGGAAAAAATCCAACAATTTCTGTTGGTTGGAACTGAGGATACAACACTAACATATAATGtaattgcaaatatttaatttatagcTAGCGATTACAATTAAACAAGGATGCTCAGTAATATCAGTGgctcttcactctctctcctctgtgatttCTGATGTCCGGTTATATACTAGATCCACATTGTCATGGGAACCTGATGTCACAGTCAGCATATTATGTGGCCTGTATGGCATATTACAGTCTGAGGGGCAGGTCTTTCACAGTAATGCATAAGACATACCCTAAATTTACACTCAAGGTCAAAGAGACTGGGATAAAAAGATCTTATGTTTCCATCAGAAAAACCGTCATGTTAATCAGAGAAGTTACTGTAGTATTTTTGGGTCTGTGGAGGGCAATGATGCGCTATAAATATCCAACAATCAATGCATGCAAATCATGGAATAGCTCAAGTTAATAAACAGCCAACATCAATTTTGGTTTTTCCTGCATtaataaagaacattttcagATAGGCTTGAGTAGAATGCAAATTTGGTAACTGACATGCCAATTTGTGGGAGCATAGAATTGTTGTATATAGCTTGCAAGTTCGTTTCCAGAGTTTTCAAGATTTCTCAGGCATCTTAATTTTATGGGATTCAGGGCCTGCCGTCAAGCATAATTCGGAGTGCTCCATGTGACACCTGTGAGATGCCAAATGCACAGATGAACTATTTAGTTTATCATCAGCTACACCCCACAGAAGTACCCACATTGAAAATACAGTGAACTTTAGGTGTTAAATATGCCATGAATAAAAGAATAATTGGTAAATCTATATCAGATACtatgcacattttctgtaaaccTGTGGCTATTTTTGAAGCTTTGTTTGGTGAGGTAAGGCTATTGCTTTGCTGGTGTACAAAAGGTTTCCATGACGATTTCACACACTGACAATAAGTATACATGTATACTTCAGACACATTCGAGCCATTTCACATTAATGAAAGGGAAGGTGACAAACTGTGTGTCATCTAGCTGTGCTGTTGATCCTGGTCAATTTACTGCAAGAGCAAAAAACCAGGTTTCAATTACCCATCAGTCATGCTGCTATAATGGGACTATACTTGGTGTCATGTCAACCTGTGGAAGTCAAAGAAATGCAGGCTGTTGTTGTGGGATGAGAATTGGATTGGTATTGGACTCGTATGTGATGGAAGATGAAGATGGGTCAGATCTCATGTGTGGAACTCAGCTGAGGAGCTGAGAGGACTCCTTCCATGACTCACTTCTGCTCTTATGAGGCATGCAGGCCAGTTAgctgaaaaaacaaactcatGGAAAGCGCTTGCTTGGATGTAGCCATTTATAACTCAGCCATTTTACAGCGCAAGCAATCAAACTTCCACTGGCGCAGTGCTGAGAAATTCAGCTGTCTACTGCAGGCTGGACTTTGGTCCCTTAGCCTCTTTCTGCAGTGCTCCTACGACAACCCCAGCTGTGGCCAGGCAGGAGCGGTATGGATCTAATGCCCGTTTCcccaaaaaaccaaaaccaagcaaacaaaaacaattttttggAATGGGTCCACCAAAGCCATTGGCATCAGTACTCATAAGACCTGTCCCTTGCACTTTGACAAAGAACAGAGCTGGGAATCTGACTGGTTAGCCCTAGGTGGGTTAGTCCTAGGTGGATCATAAAAATCAGGAACAAAATAAGGGTATCTACCTTCAACAAGTACATTCCATACTTCAatagtggaaaatatttcagatgcAAGAGGAGTAACTTTCCTCAAAAAGTGTACTTTGTTGTGTTGTAGCTGTAGGGATATTTAATCACTTCAGATCAGAGGGAGGAGAATTGCCTTATCTCTTTTAGCACAGAAGAGAAATTAAAAACTCTCAATCAAGTAAAAAAATGAGTTAATAGCTGACTACTGGAGCAGAATGCCTCActtgatgttgtttttgtcttaGTTTTCTGGAGAAACACAAATATGACACAAGCTCTGCTGTACTGAAGGGACTGTAGCACTACAacttttgttgtatttgaaaAGGTTGCACTACTTAACATGTCTCTGTTCTCAGTGACGAAGCTCTCTTTCTCCTTGAACCATATTCAGAAAAAAGTAAGGTGCACATTTTCTCATGTAACAGAAGGCACTAAAAACTTTGGTAACATTGTGATTCCAGGCTCCTCAGCCCTGGTCCTGCTGTACAGCAGTGCCAGCTAATCAGATACTTAACATCCTAGTTTCAAAGGCTGGCTTTATTTCACCAGTTTAATTACAAGTTTCAAGTATAGCAGGAAAACAGGCCTCCGGGACCAGAGCTGAGCAGCACTGGTGTAATCATTGTGATGAGACATGCGTGTCACTCAACACATGGCTGGAGTTGACCTGAGAGAAGAGCACTCCAGTTTCCCTTTCCCACTGTACATACCCCAATTACGTGTAACTGTTTGTGGCTTTTTGTGTAGAAggcatgaatttcttttttgacTGTATTTGATTGTAGTGAGGGCTTTGGGTGTTGTATGTTCCAAAGCTTTTTGGAACTCTGTCTTCAGGTTTTATAGAGGTTTTTCCTCTATCTGATAGAGCCTCTGCTCTACTAGATGCTTTTTTCCTGAAAGTGACACTAATGCTTCCCTGTTCTGGCTCCCCCCTGTGGTTTACGGTTTACTGATTTATGACACATCTCACATTTGTCTGGCAGGCCAGAAGTTTTCTCTGTCACAGTCACCATTCATGTGctggttttgattttggttCAGAGTGGACAGAAGTAAGTGACTGTTCCTGAATGGACttcacaaagtgtttttttctctctctcttgcacattTCAATCAACCACAGCCATTAAAACGACACGCTGGACCTTCCGCCTCCTGTCATCTTTTCACATTGAGGCTTCAACAGCTGATTCACATAGGCCATGCCCCATACCAAGgaaagcaaaacagacagacatgcccTGCActtcaaaaacacactcactgactgCTATTAGAGGGGAAATCATCTGAAAAATTCTGAATCCCAAGACATGACTTCTTCACCTTAGAACAGCATTCCCCAAACCTGGTTCTGAGAGACAGTGTGCCCTGATTTTCCAGCAGCTGAGCTCTCGGTTTAATAGATTTGATTGACCTCTCAGTACATTAGGTTTGACTGAGGTCTTAACTGAACACAGGCTGTTAGCACTTTGTTATGGATATTagttattagtgtgattgcgaaGCATCGcaagcacactattgttatccgatagttttattcttcttagCGATGGTCTTCCTAGCgatgctgcctcaggtcaaatcacccaacgctcattgaaagccatactgacccgcactcatctttttgtcattcactcatccctccatcctcccactgacttcaattcatttttcaaagtcttagCACTCGGTCACCTTTTGGCCTGcagtcacagtacctcatattATGGCTCAGatcatgccacccaacactcactgaaacccatactgactatagcgaagggcgagagcagtcaccgcagccggccttgaacccgggtctacagggtaccaaccatgcgactttgactgtgacgccaaagagccaggctcgctggtatagcagtcagagcgcatactcaaccgtaatgacggcactccgtcacactgccctccccttcgggaagtgcacccatgcacttcacgcaccatggcgtccctcacgcattttcttgccgtacttctcccatcccagggtgccccactcaccagtgcttcacccatctctggggtccctcacacaccggggtcaactgaTCCTGGGGGTCCttcatacggctcacacaccggccacgcctccgatggccttgtggcaagccatcccactctgacatcatttgtagcgaagggcgagagcagtcaccccacccggccttgaacccgggtctacagggtaccaaccatgcgactttgactgcgacgccaaagagccacgctcgttggtatggcagtcagagcacatactcaaccgtagtgacggcactccgtcacactgacccacacttgcctttttattcatttattcatccctccatcctcccaccgacatcaacacatttttcaaagtcaTACCActtggtcaccatttgaccaatagccacgggacctgatATACTGcactgggtcatgtgacccaacactcaccaaacGTGGGTGTGTCTCTcacaaccatattgtttaccctatCAACCGCCTAGaaacaccctagcaaccgccCCGGAACACCCTAGCAACGTGCtgcaaccatattgtttaccctagcaaccacttagcaacaccttggcaaccacccagcaacaccctagcaatgccccagcaaccatattgtttaccctagcaaccacctagcaacgccctagcaaccacttagcaacaccctggcaaccacccaacaacgccctagcaaccacctcatataccttagtaatCATctagcaatgccctagcaaccacctagcagCAGGTTAGAAACCatctagcaacaccctagcaaccacttagccacatcctagcgatcATCTCATATGCGTTAGCACGTTTTCGCTGCCGGGctgcaatcacactctgcattttcttcaggaaatacACTTTTCGAGTTACTtactattgttatccgatagttttattagtgtgattgcaatcGGTCAgcatttgaccaatagccataggacctgatatgctgctttgggtcgtgtgacccaacactcaccaaaggtgggtaTGTCCCTATCAAcaatattgtttaccctagcaaccacttagcaacactttggaaaccacccagcaacgccctagcaatgcccagcgaccatattgtttaccctagcaaccacttagcaacaccctggtaACCACCaagcaacaccctagcaatgccccagcgaccatattgttaACCCTATCAATCACCTAGCAACACTCAGGCAACCTCCTAGCAAcaacttagcaacaccctggcaatgacccaacaatgccctagcaaccaaatcatataccttagtaaccatctagcaacgcactagcaaccacctagcaacaccctggcaaccacctagcaacagcctagcaaccacttagccacatcctagtgATTGTCTCATATACGTTACCACGATTTCGCTGCTGGgttgcaatcacactctgcattttcttcaggaaatgcacttttctagttagtgtgcttgcaatgcgaagcaaactattgttatccgatagttttattcttcttcttcttattccaccaaattttggaCCGCTTCTCCTCCCCCAGTTTTCAAGATATCcaccccaaaccaactgtaacccgtccgGTCTGACCCCGACCGGGTTGCTTGTTGTTCTAACAGGATCGAAGTAATGGTATTTCTTCAGTTACTGCAGTTCACCTGATCAACATTAATAATCCAGACTATTAAATATTGATGTTTAGGTTAGGATTAAGAGTAAATGTTTGATCAATGGGGCCCAGAGCAAAGTACTGAATCACCTATTAATAAGAACTGAGGCAGCTGTCTCAGCTGTGAAGGACAGGCATTAAAAGATGCTGAATaagcaacattattttttctctagcacagacacacataaaataGTATTTTTCTGCAACAAATACATGGTAAATTAAAGGCAAGGATAAAAATCTGGATTTAGTTCACAGTATAATTGAACTCGGCTGAAAGAGCTCAGATGGAATAAACCTCACTGAGCCCCCAAGACAAGACCTGGGAGCCACTGCCTTCAAAACAGTCTGTGTCTTTTACCCCAGCCTTCCTTCATGCTATGAACCTTGTATCCCAGAGGGAAGGCTGTCCTCAGTGGGTCAGAGGATCCGTGCGGACCCCCTGCAGGCTTCCCTTACATGACAGGCACCGCTGGACTCTGGACGAGGACCACCGGGTCATGAAAGCATGCTGACAATGGCATCTTTTTTACAGAGGAGGAAAACCGTTACAGTTACCCTTAATAATCAAGATGCCTTTAAGGCCAGACACATCACCCAGCAGAGGGCTGCATGTTCGTGAGGCTTAACACCCAAGGCTTGCGCTAGGGATGCATGCATGggcatttattaattaatgatAATCCATTaaagaacattacatttatttactcgGCTTACAGGTGACCTTTAAATTTCACACCTTTGGCTTCTTGTAACTCGAGACACAGAGCTGACTGAAATGGCACATGTTAACGATCGCTGCTCACCAAGATGAGCAAGTTGTGTGGGAGCTCACCtttgaatgtaaaatggaaaacattcaaCAAAACTGTTACCACTTTCGCTAGTACCTGCCTTTGTACCAATCCTTTGGACACCATATGCACACCATATGCATaccatatatacagtatgcaaatACAATAAATCTCATGCTAATTTGCAGAATGGATTCCCTCGTGACAATTTAGGTTTTCAGTGCAAAGGGGGCGTGTCCTGGCCCTCGGCACAGACAGGTCCTGGGAGGAGTCCCACACCCTTTAGAACTTGAGGTTGGTGCGATCGTGATACTTCTGATAGCGGTCATTGAGGTACCAGTTCCTCCTCTTCCAGAAGGAGGTCGTCATTTTGTCCAGGAGTTTGGACTGCGTGCGGTTGCAGAACACGTGCTGGCGCAAGCGCCTCCTCCGAGCTGGCAGCTTTTTCCACAACTTCTTCTTATATCCCGCCTGTGGTGGGGTAGACAGGGAGACATCACCAGAAAGGCACACAAAGattgaaagagagaaggagagggtgaCAGATATGGAGAAAcatggagagatgagagagagtcagagagagagatggccagagaggggaagagagaaggtTAGAAAGAGGGTGGGATGGACAGagatgacagaggagagaggagcagagaaaaTATAAGAAGGAGGTAAAGAGGCTGAGAGTGACTGTTCAACGCTGGGAAGGCAATGCACTCCTCAGCCTCTAGAAGGCCAGCTGGAGTACCTTCCTCCTCAGCCACAAGCCACAGTGCAGTCGCAGGAATCTCTTCACCACTGACTTCACcgtcttcctcttccccttcttTAGGCTGTAGTAGGTcaggctcctgagtggctgCGACAGCAGGCTGGGCAGCAGGAGTTGTGTCCTAGATGGGAACACCAGGGGGATCACTCATGAGAACTCCACACCACAAAAGAGGCACTCAAGCGTGGAGCATTCTAAGAGCAGTTTCAACCCAAGCTGACTTAgaccctgttcacacctggcattaacatgcgtcttgggtgatccgatcacaagtggacagctctaagtacgtctgttcacacctggcattaaaatgcgtctCCTCATACGTCTCaagtgaccacttgtgatcggatctcacttccccgccctatatgcaaataaacacgtaaatcatttccgtttgcaaatgtaagtttacgcTTCATCTAAAGGtctgtttgaatgaatcttgtcatgactgtcactatgaaataatgcgtgttgtatctgtaaatgaaaacctagttgactagcaagctagattccgttcatcactgaaattaagtACACCTaagtcagctgcagctgatcttttgttaaattctgtttatcgctggaaaaagcagaaacgctagaacattttgaacttcgccatatttgtctggcaccttgccaaTATGGCTGAATTAAATAAACgaagcaagatattatgtttccaaagtttcttacgttattcactgcaatgaaaatgtttcataatgtagtttaatatcaaaaggtgtttgctggtttgctagtattgtgaatacatctatgaattacttttctaaaaccgaagTGCGCTTGTGatggaagaagggacattctaaaacgcttaacgtgaaaaggcttaacatgGCTTAGTGTTCCAAAACAACaaccaatgatcaccaaatttctctcggacgtctcttgtcataaacacttccaactgtcaaaatcaaaaccgaaatcctatgagtatggacatTATCTtacgttaagctttttcctctccattgacgcccattataaggaaaaggcttatgcgttttagaatgtccccttgatattTACGATAAcgtaaatcttgactcccacaatagtctactaacattatttgtagaactacaacgCTTCACGTATTTCACCATTTTTCCATGcaatattgcattacacctttggggcttggacgcatttgaggtagcttgcgaactccagttgttgttgcctgttgtcgCACTTTAATACCCTTTCccacataacttatttttcatgctatgtagtgcgttaggctacgttacatggttcgttatgcTTTCATTAGCGCTATTAAGCTTCTAATAGTTTTCAGTTaccatttgctatatttttaacgttaaatcgctgtttcctcaaagctaaaattagctacaaGCTGAACAGATAATCACACCGATATGTGAACGCTGTTGGCGCGTGAATGAGTACGTACTTCCGCTTACGCAGAGGACATCAGTTGAGTAGGCGGTGCTTCAATGTGGCCCGAGACACATTCGCATTCACACTGCTAAAGgaatgtggccatatgtggCCCAGAACACCTCTAAATGTGGCCGGAGCGATTGGATCTCAATACATCCTCAATGCGTCTTGGGTGCGTTCCTACCTGTACTTAGCATTGTCCTCTTGTGATTGCATCACgcaaaacaaatgttaatgccaggtgtgaataGGGCCTTATTAGTTATTAGCATATGACAAACTGTCATAAAAAGTTGTTTCAAACCAGGAAAATACAACTGAACCTGAATTCATTTGGTGACAAAAAACCTTTTATACTCCATTCAGTGCTTCACATAGATtagttttcctttccttttgaCCTGAAACCTCtcagctgcattttaatttagtttaatttagactttaatttaatttaatttagagaAAGTGGACACCTAGAAGTTCAAAGTGATACACAGACTCAACCCTTTGGAACTCACCCAATTCTCTTTGTCATTATTCTTCAAAAGTAACATGACAAGTAAAATTTGGTGTTTAACTATGTTTAGTCATTTTCACCATATGAAGAGGTGAAATATTGAAAATCCTATGTTCATATCTGTTACAATTTTACAGTGCTATAGGTGAAACTTGTATCACTGGCTTTaagcttttcattttataatgatACTTGAGAAGATaccttgtaactgaaaggttgctggttcaattccccactggggcactgctgctgtacccttgggcaaggtacttaactcagtaattagccagctgtataaatggataacattgaaaaaaactgcaacctatgtaagttgctctggataagagtgtctgctaaatgctaataatgtttTGTGGCTTTAAGGTCCATGGTGTTTCCACTCCTCCATGTTCAATAAGGTAATGATACAAAGAGTGTTGGTTGCATTACCCTTGCACCATGCCTCACCTGTGGCAAATAGTATTCTGGAGTGTGAGCTGACTGTTGGATGGTAACACTGAGGTCCAGGGGGGCTGTAGTAATGCTGGTCTCCTGACTCCCTGCTCCAAGCGGAGAGTTGAGAAGAGTCGGGacagctgtgctgctggggTCACATCCCGATGAACACAGCCCCTCACAAGAGAACCCAGTGGTCTGAATAAGCCTGGCAGTCAGGAAGAAACCAACATTTCTGACTTCTAAAAATCAAGCATTTAGATCTCTACGCTTGGTGCAAACAAATTAGCCCCCAAACAAGGTCATTGCTCGAAGGTGACCGGTCAGGTTTAACAACGTCTGTGACCGCGGGTAGCGATCTAACAAATTCGACTACAGTACTGACCTTGACATGGACTACcaaaataattatgtattaCACATGCGCCAGGAATGAGACGATGAATGAGCAGAGTCCCATACGTGTTTAAGtcgctggctagctagctatacatgTTAGAAGTATGGGGTGGGCATTAATAACCGGCTAACCTTCCAGTAGCATTTTTATTAGCAAAAATACTTTAATTAAGCTTTATTTTAATAGCCTAACTAACATGCTAGACTCTAGCTACCCATAATTTAGCTGGTGCTAGCCAGACTAGCTTTATTTTGTACGatagctaattagctaacaagctaaccaATATGTGCCGACACAGCTAATACTGATTGCTATAATTTTGGCCTTGTATTTATCACATGTCGTATTTGGCGCATATTTAGCTAGACAGATCTGGCTTTTCTACGTTGTATTTACATAACACGTTAGCTACATTTTTAAGACAGCTATCGAGGGGCGAACATGGAACATTAGCTGCAGTTGCACTGCTCTTCCTCATCATAAATGTTTTAACGACCCAGTCAATCAGTTATGATTTAACATTCGAATTCACTAAATTATATAAATCGAATTCAACACAGCTAGATTCTAAACAGTTGGCTACATTCATTAGTAATGAATCATTACTGTACACACCAGACAGCTTCATCACGCTCGCAGCCATTTCTACACTGACCTCTAGAGTCTAGACTACAGTGTCACGCTAAGACAAACAGTACGGTGAAGACATTGTTTGAAATGCGTTGTTTTATTCGTGGACCACAGTAGTTCAACTGTTACCAAACCATGGCAGAGCAAAACTTTAAAAAGGACATACAATTATGACAATTTCTAAGTAATTGCTGTTCGAGTAAGCATTTACTATTAATGACGATTACACTgttaaaaactgaacatttagtACATGTCTTTTTAGCTCATGGCTTGCACACTCGGGCTCATACTCCTGACTAACTGGTGTTGCCAGTGCAGTGTAGGATACAAAAGATACTAAAGAGGTTGCTTTACACGTGTTGGCTCGTGAGCTAGGTGAC includes:
- the mrpl35 gene encoding 39S ribosomal protein L35, mitochondrial; translation: MAASVMKLSGLFRPLGSLVRGCVHRDVTPAAQLSRLFSTLRLEQGVRRPALLQPPWTSVLPSNSQLTLQNTICHRTQLLLPSLLSQPLRSLTYYSLKKGKRKTVKSVVKRFLRLHCGLWLRRKAGYKKKLWKKLPARRRRLRQHVFCNRTQSKLLDKMTTSFWKRRNWYLNDRYQKYHDRTNLKF